A single Acidobacteriota bacterium DNA region contains:
- a CDS encoding branched-chain amino acid ABC transporter substrate-binding protein, with amino-acid sequence MFSTNPRLDRAAVLAGVCTLSILMCTCRQPALFRGQAQAEAGGPVTIATAWPWESRATLLYGQGLQMAVDETNAAGGVLGRPLRVLREDDRESVDEGRLVARRLAQDDDVVAVIGHMQSYVSLPAAAIYDLFGIVHLAPTSTDPRLTQQGYRRLFRMTFTDRETGAQMADFAAERGYDRIAIYYIRNAYGRGLANAFEEQALERGVGIADRQSYDPNAVGGDRALTDILASWRDLNLRAIFIAGEPREAAAMIRAARERAIDVPVLGGDALGTADFVSMGGRAVEGTVLAAAFHPGDERETVRQFSVRFRERYGRLPDTSAALAYDAVRLLAHGMTRAESVDPDRVADALRATAGWRGVTGPVTFTDDGDLVERAIGKVVVRNGQLVWLGDGAEGE; translated from the coding sequence ATGTTCAGCACGAATCCGAGACTCGATCGAGCAGCGGTCCTGGCCGGCGTCTGCACGCTGTCCATTCTCATGTGCACTTGCCGGCAGCCGGCGCTGTTCCGGGGACAGGCGCAGGCGGAGGCGGGCGGACCCGTGACCATCGCTACCGCGTGGCCCTGGGAGTCGCGGGCGACCCTGTTGTACGGCCAGGGTCTGCAGATGGCCGTCGACGAGACAAACGCGGCGGGGGGTGTGCTGGGACGCCCTCTCCGGGTGTTGCGGGAGGACGATCGGGAGTCGGTCGACGAGGGCCGGCTCGTCGCCCGGCGTCTTGCACAGGATGACGACGTGGTGGCGGTGATCGGGCACATGCAGTCCTACGTCTCACTTCCCGCGGCGGCCATCTACGACCTGTTCGGCATCGTTCACCTCGCGCCGACGTCGACCGACCCGCGGCTGACGCAGCAGGGATACCGCCGGCTGTTCCGCATGACGTTCACCGACCGCGAGACCGGCGCCCAGATGGCGGACTTCGCCGCGGAGCGGGGTTACGACCGAATCGCCATCTACTACATCCGCAACGCGTACGGGCGGGGCCTGGCCAACGCGTTCGAGGAGCAGGCCCTCGAGCGCGGCGTCGGCATCGCCGACCGGCAGTCCTACGATCCCAATGCGGTGGGCGGGGATCGAGCGCTGACCGACATCCTGGCGTCCTGGCGGGATCTGAACCTGCGCGCGATCTTCATCGCGGGCGAGCCCCGCGAGGCGGCGGCGATGATCCGGGCCGCCCGCGAGCGTGCGATAGACGTTCCCGTGCTGGGCGGCGACGCGCTGGGCACGGCCGATTTCGTGAGTATGGGTGGCCGTGCGGTCGAGGGAACGGTGCTTGCGGCGGCGTTCCACCCGGGTGACGAGCGCGAAACGGTGCGGCAGTTCAGCGTGCGGTTCCGGGAGCGCTACGGCAGGTTGCCCGACACATCGGCCGCGCTCGCCTACGACGCCGTGCGGCTGCTCGCGCACGGCATGACCCGGGCGGAATCGGTCGACCCGGACAGGGTGGCCGATGCCCTGCGAGCGACGGCCGGCTGGCGCGGAGTCACCGGGCCCGTCACCTTCACGGACGACGGCGACCTGGTCGAGCGCGCTATCGGCAAGGTCGTCGTTCGCAACGGGCAGCTCGTCTGGCTGGGCGACGGCGCCGAGGGGGAGTGA
- a CDS encoding NHLP bacteriocin export ABC transporter permease/ATPase subunit: MTTVFRAGDEVMEAGANQAFLLDAGGVWFVERGRVDVFCIRLAADGAVADRTHIARVAAGGCLFGDGGSDAGEGDSIDGAGCASDAGALPAVVRATNARKGVADAQAARGVLQAVGSAGTTLLFLGELAARARFEEAALHAESAHLIDGWVETIYAGLVAGAMPRDCRALPAPSTARLEPATVVSSRSGVAWIDHRKGQSSLLGKPELPMRGCPLPCSTRAWFATSTACEVRAVTTPSLLEQGGVWTSLGAFRRLAVRGALSAMEEQAAGERRRRRRRSVERDALMRDAFTELVAAHDAATGARSPHGRTAVPSVMAEQGTLAAACRLVGAALGLSLGQESKRIVDALSDPVAGIARASAVRVRRVLLEHGWWQSDNGPLLGRMAGDDGHWVALLPTSPGNYVVCDPADGTRGRVTAAVASALAPGAYTFYRSFPTGRLSLKDVLRFGVHGCSRDLSLTVVLGLGGGLLALVAPVVTGAMFNSIIPGAERDQLLQATLILLACACATGMFELVRRLALARVDGRMGAAVQAAVWDRLLDLPPRFFRPYSAGDLAVRAMGIDAMRRTLAGATVTAALGGLFSLSNLVLLFHYGGALAWWATLLLFTAAGASLLAGYGHLRLQRQIVPLRARASGLVLQLLTGVSKLRVAAAEGHAFAQWARLFSRQRRLQFRSRMAGNRLRVFNAVFPTLSLLVIVAAATEGGRVIPEIRTGDYLAFSAAFGACMAAVVSMSTAAMDALGVVPVYESAKPILDAAPEVHGARGDPGALTGNIEARHLTFRYLPDLPPALQDVSFTARPGEFIAFVGPSGSGKSTLLRVLLGFEQPDSGSVYFDGQDFSRLDVQAVRSQIGVVLQSGRVMAGDFFTNIVGASAHTIEDAWEAARMAGLAEDIEAMPMGMHTVVSEGANTLSGGQRQRLLIARAIVSKPRVVFFDEATSALDNRTQAIVSRSLERLNATRVVIAHRLSTIVNATRIYVMEHGRVVQSGRYQDLIAREGPFAELAKRQVH, translated from the coding sequence ATGACGACGGTTTTCAGGGCGGGAGACGAGGTAATGGAGGCCGGGGCGAACCAGGCCTTCCTTCTCGACGCGGGAGGTGTCTGGTTCGTGGAGCGGGGGCGGGTCGATGTCTTCTGCATTCGGCTGGCGGCCGATGGGGCGGTGGCGGACCGCACGCACATCGCGCGTGTAGCGGCGGGCGGATGTCTGTTCGGAGACGGCGGCAGTGACGCCGGCGAGGGCGATTCGATCGACGGCGCGGGATGCGCGAGCGACGCCGGGGCGCTTCCGGCAGTCGTCCGCGCAACGAACGCCCGGAAGGGAGTGGCGGATGCGCAGGCAGCGCGAGGTGTTCTGCAGGCGGTCGGGAGCGCGGGGACGACGCTCCTGTTCCTTGGGGAGCTCGCCGCGCGCGCGAGGTTCGAGGAGGCTGCGCTGCACGCGGAATCCGCGCACCTCATCGACGGGTGGGTCGAGACGATCTATGCCGGACTGGTAGCGGGCGCGATGCCACGGGACTGCAGGGCGCTACCGGCGCCGTCCACTGCGCGTCTCGAGCCTGCGACGGTCGTGAGCTCGCGTTCAGGTGTCGCGTGGATCGATCACCGGAAAGGGCAGTCGAGTCTGTTGGGGAAGCCCGAGCTGCCGATGCGCGGATGCCCGCTTCCCTGTTCGACGCGGGCTTGGTTCGCGACATCCACGGCATGCGAGGTCCGGGCTGTGACCACTCCTTCGCTGCTGGAGCAGGGTGGCGTCTGGACGAGTCTGGGCGCGTTCCGACGGCTGGCGGTCCGCGGCGCGCTGTCGGCGATGGAAGAGCAAGCGGCTGGCGAGCGGCGTCGCCGGCGGCGGCGAAGCGTGGAACGGGACGCGCTCATGCGTGATGCTTTCACCGAGCTCGTCGCGGCGCACGACGCCGCGACGGGCGCGCGATCGCCGCACGGCCGTACCGCGGTGCCCTCGGTGATGGCCGAGCAGGGTACGCTCGCGGCCGCCTGTCGACTCGTGGGAGCAGCGCTCGGACTGTCACTCGGGCAGGAATCGAAGCGAATCGTCGACGCGCTGTCCGATCCGGTCGCGGGAATCGCCAGAGCCTCGGCGGTCCGGGTGCGGCGGGTGCTCCTGGAGCACGGCTGGTGGCAAAGCGACAATGGACCGCTGCTCGGCCGAATGGCCGGCGACGACGGGCACTGGGTCGCGCTGTTGCCGACTTCGCCCGGCAACTATGTCGTCTGCGATCCTGCAGACGGTACGCGCGGGCGGGTTACGGCCGCGGTCGCCTCGGCGCTGGCGCCCGGCGCGTACACCTTCTACCGCTCCTTTCCGACCGGCAGGCTGTCGCTCAAGGACGTGCTGCGCTTCGGCGTGCACGGTTGTTCGCGCGATTTGTCTCTGACCGTCGTTCTGGGACTTGGCGGCGGCCTGCTCGCCCTCGTTGCGCCCGTTGTGACCGGCGCCATGTTCAACTCGATCATCCCCGGCGCCGAGCGGGACCAGCTACTGCAGGCCACTCTCATTCTCCTCGCCTGCGCTTGCGCCACCGGCATGTTCGAGCTGGTCCGACGGCTGGCGCTGGCGCGCGTGGACGGCCGCATGGGCGCCGCGGTGCAAGCCGCCGTCTGGGACCGGCTGCTCGACCTTCCCCCGCGGTTCTTTCGCCCGTACAGCGCCGGCGATCTCGCGGTGCGGGCGATGGGCATCGACGCCATGCGCAGGACGTTGGCCGGAGCCACCGTCACCGCGGCACTCGGGGGCCTGTTCTCCCTTTCGAATCTCGTGCTCCTGTTTCACTACGGAGGCGCGCTTGCATGGTGGGCGACGCTGTTGCTGTTCACGGCCGCCGGCGCGAGCCTGCTGGCCGGGTACGGACACCTTCGCCTCCAGCGGCAGATCGTTCCGCTGCGAGCCAGGGCGTCGGGCTTGGTACTGCAGTTGCTGACCGGCGTATCGAAGCTTCGGGTGGCAGCCGCGGAAGGGCACGCGTTCGCACAATGGGCCCGTCTGTTCAGTCGACAGCGGCGCCTGCAGTTCAGGTCCAGAATGGCCGGCAACAGGCTGCGCGTCTTCAACGCCGTTTTTCCGACGCTGTCGCTGCTGGTGATCGTGGCGGCGGCGACGGAGGGCGGCCGTGTCATTCCGGAGATCCGCACGGGAGACTACCTGGCGTTCTCGGCTGCGTTCGGGGCGTGCATGGCGGCCGTCGTCTCGATGAGCACGGCGGCGATGGATGCTCTCGGCGTCGTTCCCGTCTACGAGAGCGCCAAGCCGATTCTCGACGCGGCACCGGAAGTTCATGGCGCACGCGGCGATCCGGGAGCCCTGACCGGCAACATCGAGGCGCGCCACTTGACGTTCCGCTATCTGCCGGATCTGCCACCCGCCCTGCAGGACGTGTCGTTCACGGCGCGTCCAGGCGAGTTCATCGCCTTCGTCGGGCCGTCGGGATCGGGCAAGTCGACCCTGCTGCGGGTGCTTCTCGGCTTCGAGCAACCGGATTCCGGCTCCGTGTACTTCGACGGGCAGGACTTCAGCCGCCTGGACGTGCAGGCCGTTCGAAGCCAGATCGGCGTCGTCCTGCAGTCCGGGCGCGTGATGGCCGGCGATTTCTTTACGAACATCGTCGGCGCCTCCGCACACACGATCGAGGACGCCTGGGAAGCCGCGCGCATGGCAGGTCTGGCCGAGGACATCGAGGCGATGCCCATGGGCATGCACACGGTCGTCAGCGAAGGTGCGAACACCCTGTCCGGCGGTCAACGCCAGCGCCTGCTCATCGCGCGGGCCATCGTGAGCAAGCCGCGCGTGGTCTTCTTCGACGAGGCGACCAGTGCGCTCGACAACCGGACGCAAGCCATCGTGAGCCGGAGCCTGGAGCGGCTGAACGCTACGCGAGTCGTCATTGCGCACCGGCTGAGCACGATAGTGAACGCCACCCGGATCTACGTAATGGAGCACGGACGCGTGGTCCAGTCGGGACGATACCAGGACCTCATCGCTCGCGAAGGGCCGTTCGCCGAGCTCGCGAAGCGGCAGGTGCACTGA
- a CDS encoding NHLP family bacteriocin export ABC transporter peptidase/permease/ATPase subunit — protein MRRALPRHWRARRVRVPTVLQMEAVECGAAALAMVLAYFGRFVPLEELRAACGVSRDGSKASNLLKGARGYGLVARGYRREPSALADLPLPMVIHWNFNHFLVLEGFRRGRAFLNDPAAGPRVVTDREFDEAFTGVALTFEPGRDFERGGVRRRLMAALRPRLSGSYAALAYVVAAGLLLVVPGLVVPTFSRLFVDDVLVRRAAELVRPLFLAMGSAIVALGALTWLQHRYLLRLETRFAVTTSSRFLWHVLHLPIRFFTQRFAGDIGSRVAINDRIAHLLSGELAASFIATCMAVFYAWFMWQYDRALSLVAMSTAGLNVIALRYFSAKRVHLNQQLLHDRGRMLGTAMAGLQGVETLKAMGAESDFFVRWSGYQAKAMGTEQRLRVRSEILSVVPRLLMPLSAALVLGIGGLRVMDGTVSMGMLVAFQALMLGFITPLNKMVDLGSTLQEVEGDIARLDDVLSAPANPPPLSGETPVSASFPRLSGHLELRGVTFGYSPLDPPLIEDFSLSLRPGSRVALVGGSGCGKTTIARLVCGLYEPWSGEVLFDGNSRKEVPRGLMTNSFSVVDQEVFLFEGSVRDNLTLWDSTIEEVDMVRAATDACMHDEISARPGHYHGPVEEGGRNFSGGQRQRLEIARALVTNPVLLVLDEATSALDPTTEALIDDNLRRRGCTCLIVAHRLSTIRDCDEIVMLDRGRVVQRGTHVEMKAVSGPYSRLIAAS, from the coding sequence ATGCGGCGCGCGCTGCCGCGCCATTGGCGCGCGCGCCGCGTGCGCGTCCCGACGGTGTTGCAGATGGAGGCCGTCGAGTGCGGAGCGGCGGCGCTTGCCATGGTCCTGGCCTATTTCGGGCGGTTCGTTCCGCTCGAGGAACTGCGGGCAGCGTGCGGCGTCTCGCGCGACGGCAGCAAGGCGAGCAACCTGCTGAAGGGCGCACGCGGATACGGACTGGTCGCGCGCGGCTACCGGCGGGAGCCGTCCGCGCTCGCGGACCTGCCCCTTCCCATGGTGATCCACTGGAACTTCAACCACTTCCTAGTGCTCGAGGGGTTCCGGCGCGGGCGCGCTTTCCTGAACGATCCGGCTGCCGGACCGCGGGTCGTGACCGACCGCGAGTTCGACGAGGCCTTCACGGGCGTGGCGCTGACGTTCGAGCCCGGCCGCGACTTCGAGCGCGGCGGCGTCAGGCGGCGACTCATGGCCGCGCTGCGCCCCAGGCTGTCCGGATCGTACGCCGCGTTGGCGTACGTGGTCGCGGCCGGTCTCCTTCTGGTGGTGCCCGGCCTGGTCGTGCCGACGTTCTCCCGCCTCTTCGTGGACGACGTGCTGGTGCGCCGGGCCGCGGAGCTGGTGAGGCCGCTCTTTCTGGCGATGGGGTCGGCAATCGTCGCGCTCGGCGCGCTGACATGGTTGCAGCATCGCTATCTGCTCCGCCTGGAGACCCGCTTCGCGGTCACGACCTCCAGCCGGTTCCTGTGGCACGTCCTGCACCTGCCGATACGCTTCTTCACACAGCGCTTCGCGGGCGACATAGGCTCCCGTGTCGCCATCAACGATCGCATTGCTCATCTGTTGTCGGGCGAGCTGGCCGCGTCGTTCATCGCCACGTGCATGGCGGTGTTCTACGCCTGGTTCATGTGGCAGTACGACCGGGCCCTCAGCCTCGTGGCCATGTCGACCGCCGGTCTCAACGTCATCGCACTCAGGTACTTCTCGGCCAAGCGCGTGCATCTGAACCAGCAGCTTCTGCACGACCGTGGACGGATGCTCGGAACCGCGATGGCCGGTCTCCAGGGCGTTGAGACGCTCAAGGCGATGGGCGCCGAATCCGACTTCTTTGTGCGGTGGTCGGGCTACCAGGCCAAGGCGATGGGTACGGAGCAGCGTCTGAGAGTGCGGTCCGAGATTCTCTCTGTGGTGCCGCGCCTGCTGATGCCGCTCAGCGCGGCGCTCGTGCTCGGCATCGGGGGGCTGCGGGTCATGGACGGGACGGTCAGCATGGGAATGCTCGTTGCCTTCCAGGCACTGATGCTGGGATTCATCACTCCCCTGAACAAGATGGTCGATCTGGGCAGCACGCTGCAGGAGGTCGAGGGGGACATCGCCCGTCTCGATGACGTGCTGTCGGCGCCGGCGAATCCTCCGCCGCTGTCGGGCGAGACGCCGGTCTCCGCATCGTTCCCGCGATTGTCGGGCCATCTGGAGCTGCGCGGGGTCACGTTCGGCTACAGCCCGCTCGATCCGCCTCTCATCGAGGACTTCAGCCTCTCACTGCGTCCCGGCAGTCGCGTTGCGCTCGTCGGCGGATCCGGCTGTGGCAAGACCACGATCGCCAGACTGGTGTGCGGCCTCTACGAACCCTGGAGCGGCGAGGTGCTGTTCGACGGCAACTCGCGGAAGGAAGTGCCTCGCGGGTTGATGACGAACTCCTTCTCCGTCGTCGATCAGGAGGTGTTTCTGTTCGAGGGTTCCGTCCGCGACAACCTGACGCTCTGGGACAGCACCATAGAGGAGGTCGACATGGTGCGCGCGGCGACCGACGCGTGCATGCACGACGAGATCTCGGCTCGACCGGGTCATTATCACGGCCCGGTCGAGGAAGGCGGCCGCAACTTCAGCGGCGGTCAGCGTCAGCGGCTGGAGATCGCGCGCGCCCTCGTCACGAATCCCGTCCTGCTTGTGCTCGATGAGGCGACCAGTGCGCTCGATCCCACGACCGAGGCGCTGATTGATGACAATCTGCGCCGCCGGGGCTGTACCTGCCTCATCGTGGCTCATCGACTGAGCACCATCCGGGACTGCGACGAGATCGTCATGCTCGATCGTGGGCGTGTCGTGCAACGGGGAACGCATGTCGAAATGAAGGCGGTTTCGGGACCCTACAGTCGGCTCATCGCAGCGAGCTAG
- a CDS encoding NHLP bacteriocin system secretion protein yields MKNSGVFRKASLDRLASPEQLDKLLQVTRPRGWIALVALGFLVGSAVLWGFEGSIPSRVAGQGILLKSGGVLEIAAGAGGRITDVAVNVGDLVREGQVVARVAQPDVLNRIRQVRLALDNLRVEHRLVAAHSEEEAALQLAQLGQRREGLDQSIAAAEDSLRWQREKIAAQQQLVDQGRLTRQTVIDSRQRMHATEERLRANRQQLAELRLDRLVMEARNARTLQTSEHQVARAMVELEQLEREMKDMSEIVSTFTGRIIEIMAERGDVAAPGQPLLRLDRTGRTVKELEAVIYVPSAHGKRIRVGMEVRIAPASVAPEEHGYMIGTVTYVSDFPTTSRAIQRTLRNPELVAALSRGDAPYEIRADLQLDPATASGYKWSSSSGPPMDILTGTLCAARITIERRRPVEMVIPLFREQFGI; encoded by the coding sequence ATGAAGAACAGCGGTGTGTTTCGGAAAGCGTCACTCGACCGGCTCGCCTCGCCCGAGCAGCTCGACAAGCTGCTGCAAGTAACGCGTCCGCGCGGATGGATTGCCCTGGTCGCGCTCGGCTTCCTGGTGGGGTCCGCGGTTCTTTGGGGGTTCGAAGGGAGCATCCCCTCCAGGGTCGCCGGCCAGGGCATTCTTCTCAAGAGCGGCGGGGTGCTCGAGATCGCGGCGGGAGCCGGGGGGCGCATCACCGACGTGGCGGTCAACGTCGGCGACCTCGTTCGCGAAGGACAGGTCGTCGCGCGCGTCGCGCAGCCGGACGTCCTGAACCGCATCCGACAGGTTCGGCTCGCCCTGGACAACCTCCGCGTCGAGCATCGCCTGGTGGCGGCGCATTCGGAGGAGGAGGCGGCCCTGCAGCTCGCCCAACTCGGCCAGCGCCGCGAAGGACTCGACCAGTCCATCGCGGCCGCAGAGGACAGCCTCCGTTGGCAGCGCGAGAAGATCGCAGCGCAGCAACAGCTTGTGGACCAGGGCCGGCTGACGAGACAGACCGTGATCGACAGCCGGCAGCGGATGCATGCGACGGAGGAACGGTTGCGGGCCAACCGCCAGCAATTGGCGGAGCTGCGCCTCGACCGGCTCGTGATGGAAGCACGGAACGCGCGGACTCTCCAGACGAGCGAGCATCAGGTCGCCAGGGCCATGGTGGAGTTGGAACAGCTCGAGCGCGAGATGAAGGACATGTCGGAAATCGTGTCGACGTTCACGGGCCGGATCATCGAGATCATGGCGGAGAGGGGCGACGTGGCCGCTCCCGGTCAGCCGTTGCTTCGTCTCGATCGGACCGGGCGTACCGTCAAGGAATTGGAGGCCGTGATCTACGTGCCGTCCGCACATGGCAAGCGGATTCGCGTGGGCATGGAAGTCAGGATTGCACCGGCGTCGGTGGCGCCGGAAGAGCACGGCTACATGATCGGGACCGTTACCTACGTCTCGGACTTCCCGACGACATCCCGAGCCATACAGCGCACCCTGCGCAACCCGGAGCTCGTAGCGGCATTGTCACGGGGCGATGCGCCATACGAGATAAGGGCGGACCTCCAACTCGATCCCGCGACGGCCAGTGGCTACAAGTGGTCTTCCTCGTCGGGCCCGCCGATGGACATCCTTACCGGAACCTTGTGCGCCGCGCGCATAACGATAGAACGCCGCCGGCCGGTCGAGATGGTGATTCCGCTGTTCCGCGAGCAGTTCGGCATATAG
- a CDS encoding TolC family protein, translating to MQAKPVGAMTPAVVLTLALAAQAQVRFAGGVDIADVVSGVLAGSPDIEQADLAVEVSAGARLLAAGPFDLQLSTALQLARTRLPLVNARNPLLDSETVETRTSARKSFRTGLIVSSDVSFARIRTGTTGPATGQVDSWVSVRIPLAAGRGGSAAAGDERAAQQSVTASRLERDHIAARAVHDAVLAYWHYVAAQERLRTYVESAERAQRLVRETEVLIRADERPASDLDLVAGNRAQKQTVATAARQTLLDAKYALGIAMGLGAGAVRTLGAPLTAFPATAFDCSGFETETRAAAVRSALRERRDLAALRARRDGARLAWEGALRDVRSRWDVVTRFGHTRVGGRAGSEAGVSFAAGAAGLNGLVQVQYEPVATNRAARGRAMVGAASHRASVAAVDDLARRIEASVLVAIEALDNAVQEALAAEEAVRLSGRTVLTEQEKFRLGLATLFDAILAEDSLTNARLQRTTARLRFAAALLRLRFETGTLLDLAAGAVSVDAIRIGAFGVEECRP from the coding sequence ATGCAAGCGAAACCTGTGGGAGCGATGACACCGGCCGTCGTGTTGACGCTGGCGCTGGCGGCCCAAGCCCAGGTCCGATTCGCCGGCGGCGTGGACATCGCGGACGTCGTGTCGGGCGTTCTGGCCGGCAGCCCGGATATCGAACAGGCTGATCTCGCCGTCGAGGTCAGCGCCGGTGCGCGTCTCCTTGCGGCGGGCCCCTTCGACCTCCAGCTCAGCACGGCGCTGCAACTGGCGCGGACCCGCCTGCCGCTGGTCAACGCACGCAACCCGTTACTGGATTCGGAAACCGTCGAGACGAGGACGTCCGCGAGGAAGAGCTTCCGAACGGGGTTGATCGTGTCCTCGGATGTGTCGTTCGCCCGCATCCGCACCGGTACGACCGGACCGGCGACAGGTCAGGTGGACTCCTGGGTCTCCGTCCGCATTCCGCTCGCGGCTGGGCGCGGGGGAAGCGCGGCGGCCGGGGACGAGCGTGCCGCGCAGCAGTCGGTCACGGCCAGCAGGCTCGAGCGCGATCACATCGCTGCGCGCGCGGTCCACGACGCCGTGCTCGCCTACTGGCACTACGTCGCCGCGCAGGAGCGACTGCGGACGTACGTGGAGTCCGCGGAGCGGGCGCAACGTCTCGTCCGCGAGACGGAGGTCCTGATTCGGGCGGACGAACGACCTGCCTCGGACCTGGACCTCGTGGCCGGCAATCGGGCGCAAAAACAGACCGTGGCCACCGCGGCCCGACAGACTCTGCTCGACGCGAAATACGCCCTCGGAATCGCGATGGGTCTCGGGGCCGGAGCAGTCCGGACGTTGGGCGCGCCGCTGACCGCGTTTCCCGCAACGGCCTTCGATTGCTCGGGGTTCGAAACGGAGACGCGGGCGGCCGCGGTCCGCTCGGCACTGCGGGAGCGGCGCGATCTGGCGGCGTTGCGGGCACGGCGTGACGGGGCCCGGCTGGCCTGGGAGGGAGCGCTCAGGGACGTGCGGTCGCGCTGGGACGTCGTGACCCGCTTCGGTCACACCCGCGTCGGCGGGCGAGCGGGTTCCGAAGCCGGAGTCTCGTTCGCAGCGGGTGCCGCAGGACTGAACGGCCTGGTACAGGTGCAGTACGAGCCCGTGGCCACCAATCGCGCGGCGAGAGGGAGAGCGATGGTGGGAGCGGCGTCGCACCGGGCCTCGGTCGCGGCCGTCGACGATCTCGCCCGCCGTATCGAGGCGAGCGTGCTCGTCGCGATCGAGGCGCTCGACAACGCGGTGCAGGAAGCGCTGGCGGCGGAGGAAGCGGTGCGGCTGTCCGGGCGGACGGTGCTCACGGAGCAGGAGAAGTTCCGTTTGGGGCTCGCCACGTTGTTCGATGCGATCCTCGCCGAGGACTCGTTGACGAACGCGCGCCTGCAACGGACGACCGCCAGACTCCGCTTCGCCGCGGCGCTCTTGAGACTCCGATTCGAGACCGGCACGCTGCTCGACCTCGCGGCCGGTGCGGTCTCGGTGGACGCGATCCGGATTGGCGCCTTCGGAGTCGAGGAGTGCAGACCATGA
- a CDS encoding NHLP leader peptide family natural product precursor: protein MPPGSPRRFPAALGPGPGCNSIDSASGLRCVAPRANTPGAVSDVARGLREARLVQGTRIGRVSFVSQSPPRRRHDMTSTNDQGRVQEVLARSAVDSEFRAGLLTDPRATLEKAAGRQMPENLRVKFIEKDSDCDAMFVLPDPVATDELTPEQLEAVAGGCFDIDIGDITICWETA, encoded by the coding sequence ATGCCGCCCGGGTCGCCTCGACGGTTCCCGGCAGCCCTCGGACCAGGACCGGGCTGCAACTCGATCGACAGTGCATCCGGGCTGCGCTGCGTTGCTCCTCGGGCGAATACACCCGGCGCCGTCTCAGATGTGGCACGCGGCTTGCGTGAGGCGAGGCTTGTTCAAGGGACACGCATTGGGCGCGTCTCGTTCGTATCTCAATCCCCACCACGCAGGAGGCATGACATGACGAGTACCAACGATCAGGGAAGAGTGCAGGAGGTCCTGGCACGCAGCGCCGTGGACAGCGAGTTCCGAGCCGGTCTGCTGACCGACCCGCGCGCCACTCTGGAGAAGGCGGCGGGCAGGCAGATGCCCGAGAACCTTCGCGTGAAGTTCATCGAGAAGGACTCGGACTGCGACGCGATGTTCGTCCTGCCCGATCCGGTCGCCACCGACGAGCTGACCCCCGAGCAGCTCGAAGCGGTCGCCGGCGGCTGCTTCGACATCGACATCGGCGACATCACCATCTGCTGGGAAACCGCGTAG